taCCTTTGTTTTCTAGGAACACCTTCAGATTGCAGTGAAAGACTGAGAAACTTGGGAATAACACTACCTCAAACCAAAGCTAAAAGTTTAAATCGAAAGAATGTCCAATTGAGTAGGAGTATACCGCAGCTTCTAATTCGTGGAGAGCAAATTGTTCTAATTGTAACCGAAAAAGCGAATGAAAAAGTGGAAGGGgtgaaaagttaaattatttatagATAATGTATTTTGATatacaataaaattgtttgattaatattttattgttagAATAGTCAGatcttttttatctttataGAAGATATGGCAAGGGACCACTTTcgatttttaaatgtaaacacattTCAAATCACAAGTTGGAATCATGAACGTAAGGGTAGAAACAAGTAAAGTAAAATTGGTTAGTTTAAGAATATATGAGCCGTTGTATTTGAAAGTGGTATAAGCcgatttgttgttgttcattcaaaaccttcaatataaattgattacacaagcagctgccctgcaagtatgaaagctatacacaaacctcttctaaTAACGATTTTTTCATGTTTCGAGATATTTAAGAGTTTGcgtttttaaggttttaaaaatatagctAAATATTAAGGAGTTCATGTGATGCATTTCAGATTcataaaatatgtaattttaaaatgcaatgaAATTTATCGAAATTCTCAAAGAAAGTTAACGTGTTTTTACCCCCAAATGGACTTAAAACACTttcattaataatcaaatttataaaaataataaaaaaaattaaaacaaaactttagtgtaagtcaattttttgtatatataaattgttttgctataattggattttttaagtgttaaaagtagaaataaattaaaaacaactcACTTTTATGAATAATCAAGTTTATTAAGACCTAGGGTCGAATttcggcacacgattacgatcataggTTAACGTTTTgcctatttctgtctctatttaattattagaaaacgatagggacacatagcaaccattcgttaacgaacgtatgccgtagttcgacccctgatttgtttatttagccctgatttttcaattgtcagttagactatcagaagaataaatgtcaatataaaaaaacttttattcctgggaataagctctatctgaggtttatctgactattgaaaaattggactttagtaaaaaaaatttaaaaaatactagacttctaaaaaaaaaaagcaataatattGCTGTTTTGGGCTTGTGATTAATAACATAATAAGAGGATAGAAGTATCTTTCAAAATTGATCATTAACGGTCACTCCGGATTAAGTTTggataaaagttaattttaaattcaatcactgaaatctgaatttcataaatccatttatttttttttgttcttaattttcactaaaaaaaaattatgtgattattcaataattttgaataatttgcatttatctttatttttccatcacaaaatacttgacaaaacaactgaacactgtgcAGAATagattttacatctggatttataaagttaaacagatctccagagagcagttttaGCCCAGTAAGAATAgacgaaaaattgtcaaagaaaggaaaaaaattgtaacaggctgatttttggtatacagcttgaTGTTAGGGTGGTTTACAATCTGCTAAAAGTCCTGAAGTTTTCTCTGTCCGCTAGTCTCATTGTAAGGGGTCAAAGttcacaacattttttattttaaaaacggtaggttttagacaaaaattatgttctacaaaattatagctgaggttattttataaaaaattgtcatataatacacgaaataaaaagaaaggtaggcctaaaaactcctggtacaagcaaatgcaaaaacaccagcattcagttggcctcagaaacggaacaatacaaaaccgggaggcttgccgccgatttctgaggtcaacccggcgaaccccacaggcggatcactagtgtgaagcagtaacgtgggaaggttatgatcccctcgacatcgagatcataacagcgccgagaaaaaaggaagaagaagaagaagaagaagttatTAAACGCAAATGAGCATgagatacatatatatatatagatttctccaagaaaaaaaaagttgtatagaaaAGATtaaaacggattttaaaagaagaaattatCAAAGCATAATTtggtttttgttacaaaaaagtgtaattttgtttcagttttcgtatgtttccatacatGCAGTTAGGCTGCTGTTAgccgtcaattccattataatctttaagcaacaacaaatataaggtgctaccaccaaatgtttatggctagagttaagGCACTGTTTCATTGTGTGCAGAAAAGTCgagaaataaggaaaaattgtggaaaaacttAAATATAGTCTTGGTAAGCAATACCATGAAGCACTTGTCGCAAATTAGTCAAACTAATGCTTCTAACAGTACTAGCGATGATGGCATATAAGGTCTCTTAGACAATAAGAGTCATTTCATTTGAAAGTGGTATTAGTCCATGTAAAAAGAAAACCAAGCAAAAAGCGAgctgatagaaaaaaatatctatatttacgAATTCatctagaaaaaatattgcttttatttctatcttcgtgaccttcgTCAGGACTCTATAAATTGGAATTTATAGAAaactcttaaaattaaatagatagCATACTGTAACTtggtatttattagattttttaaaaatgttttccaatTTATAGATTCCTGACGAAGAACGTTAAAACGTTTGAAACGTTGACAGTAATTTTTAGAATATTAAATAACGACCTAAGGCCCGCTtagaattcaataaaaatattggtttgttattgaaacaaaaaaaaaaaactgaaatctaGGGAAATGTTTAGAGATAAAACTGGTTGTTCTtttatttcatcaaatattttaaaaatacaatgaTTACATAACAATTAACTTCATAACTATTAACTTCAATTGAAACTATTTTCAAGTGAAACCCAAATTTCTTTAGCAGAAGGTCTATCCTCAGCAGCTTCATTTGTACAAtagtaaaatatttccaaaattttattatattcagCTGTAAATTCAAATGCTTGTGGTAAAGGTGGTCGAGTTCCATAAGCTCTTTCGATACCAGAGCAATCCAAGGATTCATCTTTAAATGACTCTTTGGAATCTTCGTCGCTTATATATATGGTATGTGGAGGGCAAAGTGATATTGTTTCATAAATAGTAAGTCCAAAGCTAAAGATGTCAGCTTTGGCATCAATAACATCTTCGACGTCAATAACTTCCGGAGCTAACCAAACTGCCGTCCCAACATATTGCACTTCaggatttttatcaaaattaataaagcCATTCTCATCCAAAGGAAGACTTACACCAAAGTCACAAAGCTTGCAGATTTCGAAATCATTATGGACAAGAATGTTGGAAGATTTCAGGTCGCCATGCAGAAGCTTTGCCTCATTGTGTAAAAAGTCTAATGCTTTGCAGATGTC
This DNA window, taken from Episyrphus balteatus chromosome 2, idEpiBalt1.1, whole genome shotgun sequence, encodes the following:
- the LOC129911745 gene encoding lymphokine-activated killer T-cell-originated protein kinase-like, yielding MDKTPGKVLRNQHLEKVASQSTPIKIPASPLMKNLGYGTYVNVYKLDRSPRCGQIRSPWAVKRISRRARGAGKLEYNKRIQEESDILRKLTHPNIVGFRGIQKSEDGMYSLLLECCQTCLGTILENRFEDDLGALPAKNTIKMIFDICKALDFLHNEAKLLHGDLKSSNILVHNDFEICKLCDFGVSLPLDENGFINFDKNPEVQYVGTAVWLAPEVIDVEDVIDAKADIFSFGLTIYETISLCPPHTIYISDEDSKESFKDESLDCSGIERAYGTRPPLPQAFEFTAEYNKILEIFYYCTNEAAEDRPSAKEIWVSLENSFN